A portion of the Saccharomyces paradoxus chromosome XV, complete sequence genome contains these proteins:
- the YPK9 gene encoding putative acid anhydride hydrolase (Vacuolar protein with a possible role in sequestering heavy metals~similar to YOR291W): protein MDIPSSDHIPHSQRSDRNRRMPRASFSSTATTSTAATLTSAMVLEQNNSEPYAGATFEAVPSSIVSFHHPHSFQSSNFPSPHSSGNLEQRGRRLTESEPLVLSSAEQSRSSSRNPSHFRFFTQEQISNAEGASTLENTDYDMAWDATPAYEQDRIYGTGPSSRRSSIRSFSRASSLSNAKSYGSFSKRGRSSSRAPQRLADNSGTEFVYHSATHSSSSLSRYTTRERIPIELESQTDEILEDESCTHSLESSNSRRSLSENNRGSLSGHDDVHNQHSEYLKPDYHEKFYPQYTPNLHYQRFYIAEEDLVIGIAAYQTSKFWYIIYNLCCLSTFGLVYLLTRWLPYLKVKFYGLKVPLAKAEWVVVENEFGEFVMQPIDRQWYNRPLSTVLPFENYPNPSYEPNDINLSHHHANEINPNVPILITFEYRYIKFIYSPLDDLFKTNNNWIDPDWVDLGTVSNGLTKGVQEDRELAFGKNQINLRMKTTSEILFNEVLHPFYVFQVFSIILWGIDEYYYYAACIFLISVLSIFDSLNEQKKVSRNLSEMSRFHCDVRVLRDKFWTTISSSELVPGDIFEVSDPNITVLPCDSILLSSDCIVNESMLTGESVPVSKFPATEETMYQLCDDFQSTQISSFVSKSFLYNGTSMIRARIAPGQTAALAMVVRTGFSTTKGSLVRSMVFPKPTGFKFYKDSFKYIGFMSLIAVFGFCVSCVQFIKLGLDKRTMILRALDIITIVVPPALPATLTIGTNFALSRLKEKGIFCISPTRLNISGKIDVMCFDKTGTLTEDGLDVLGVQLSQATGVKGQRFGELLRDIRQVFPKFSLNDCSSPLDFKSRNFFMSLLTCHSLRSVDGNLLGDPLDFKMFQFTGWSFEEDFQKQAFHSLYEERHEDDVFPENSDIIPAVVHPDGDNPENTFTDNDPHNFLGVVRSFEFLSELRRMSVIVKTNNEDVYWSFTKGAPEVISEICNKSTLPADFEEVLRRYTHNGYRVIACAGKTLPKRTWLYSQKVSREEVESNLEFLGFIIFQNKLKKETPETLKSLQDANIRTIMCTGDNILTAISVGREAGLIQCSRVYIPSINDTPLHGESVIVWRDVNEPDNILDTKTLKPVKVGNNSIESFHESDYTLAVSGDVFRLLFRDENEIPEEYLNEILLNSSIYARMSPDEKHELMIQLQKLDYTVGFCGDGANDCGALKAADVGISLSEAEASVAAPFTSKIFNISCVLNVIREGRAALVTSFACFQYMSLYSAIQFITITILYSRGSNLGDFQFLYIDLLLIVPIAVCMSWSKPYEKIDRKRPSANLVSPKILVPLLISVFLVFLFQLIPWLIVQKVSWYIKPIVGGDDAVQSSDNTVLFFVSNFQYILTAIVLSVGPPYREPMSKNFEFIVDIVASICVSLLLMTLNPKSYLGKMLQLTPISNNFTVFIIVWVIINYYAQLYIPPSIKGWLKKKKSSKKYKLLIQEQDKLRDV from the coding sequence ATGGATATTCCCTCTTCAGATCATATTCCCCATAGCCAAAGAAGCGATAGGAACCGAAGAATGCCGAGggcttctttttcctctacAGCCACTACTTCTACGGCGGCCACATTAACTTCTGCGATGGTCCTGGAGCAAAATAATTCTGAACCGTACGCAGGTGCAACATTCGAAGCTGTACCAAGCTCCATTGTATCATTCCATCACCCTCATTCTTTCCAATCAAGTAACTTCCCAAGCCCTCATTCGTCGGGGAACCTCGAGCAGAGAGGCCGCCGATTGACTGAATCAGAACCCTTAGTATTATCTTCGGCTGAACAGTCTCGAAGCTCTTCTAGAAATCCCTCTCATTTTCGATTTTTTACTCAAGAGCAAATATCTAATGCTGAAGGGGCCTCCACATTAGAAAATACAGACTATGACATGGCCTGGGATGCCACCCCCGCTTATGAACAAGATAGAATCTATGGTACGGGCCCCTCCTCCAGACGCTCTTCCATTCGAAGTTTTTCTAGGGCTTCATCTCTCTCAAATGCAAAGTCTTATGGATCTTTCAGTAAGAGGGGCCGCTCTAGTTCAAGGGCACCACAAAGATTAGCAGACAATTCCGGTACTGAGTTCGTTTACCACTCCGCCACACATTCATCATCCAGCTTATCAAGATATACGACTAGAGAAAGAATTCCTATTGAACTGGAAAGTCAAACGGATGAAATACTAGAAGACGAATCTTGCACTCATTCTTTAGAATCTTCAAATAGTAGGCGATCCTTAAGCGAAAACAACAGAGGAAGCCTTTCTGGTCACGATGACGTTCATAACCAGCATAGTGAATATCTAAAACCTGACTatcatgaaaaattttatccTCAATATACACCAAACTTGCATTACCAGAGGTTTTACATTGCAGAAGAGGATTTAGTGATCGGTATCGCTGCTTACCAGACCTCTAAGTTCTggtatattatttataacCTGTGCTGTCTCTCCACTTTTGGGTTAGTTTACCTTTTAACAAGATGGCTCCCCTACCTCAAGGTTAAATTTTATGGTCTGAAAGTGCCGTTAGCTAAAGCAGAATGGGTCGTGGTAGAGAATGAATTTGGTGAATTTGTCATGCAGCCAATTGATAGGCAGTGGTATAATAGACCATTAAGCACAGTTTTACCTTTCGAAAACTACCCTAATCCGTCATATGAACCCAATGATATCAATTTGAGTCATCACCATGCCAACGAAATTAATCCGAATGTACCTATCTTAATCACATTTGAATACAGATATATCAAGTTCATCTACTCACCGCTCGATGATCTTTTTAAGACTAACAATAATTGGATAGATCCTGACTGGGTGGATTTAGGTACTGTATCAAATGGGTTGACTAAAGGAGTACAAGAAGATAGAGAACTTGCATTCGgcaaaaatcaaattaATCTAAGAATGAAAACTACTTCAGAAATTCTATTCAATGAAGTGTTGCATCCGTTCTATGTATTTCAAGTGTTTTCTATAATTTTGTGGGGCATCGATGAATACTACTATTACGCTGCatgcatttttttgatttctgtGCTGTCTATTTTCGATTCATTGAATGAACAGAAGAAAGTATCAAGGAACTTGTCTGAAATGTCACGCTTCCATTGTGACGTTCGTGTCTTAAGGGATAAGTTTTGGACAACGATAAGCTCATCAGAGTTAGTTCCAGGCGATATATTTGAAGTATCCGATCCAAATATAACAGTATTGCCATGTGACTCTATTCTTTTGTCTAGTGATTGTATAGTCAATGAGTCCATGCTAACTGGTGAATCTGTACCCGTTTCGAAATTTCCAGCTACGGAAGAAACAATGTACCAATTATGTGACGACTTCCAGAGCACGCAGATATCGAGTTTTGTTTCCAAGTCCTTTTTGTATAACGGTACAAGTATGATTCGAGCAAGGATTGCCCCGGGGCAAACTGCTGCTTTAGCGATGGTCGTAAGGACGGGATTCTCAACAACAAAGGGTTCATTAGTTCGTTCCATGGTTTTTCCAAAACCAACTGGTTTTAAATTCTACAAAGATTCCTTTAAATACATTGGGTTCATGTCACTGATCGCCGTTTTTGGTTTCTGCGTTAGTTGCGTTCAGTTTATTAAACTTGGTTTAGACAAGAGAACAATGATATTAAGAGCTTTAGATATTATAACGATTGTAGTGCCACCAGCTTTGCCCGCAACCTTAACCATTGGTACAAATTTTGCTTTGAGTAGATTAAAGGAGAAGGgaatattttgtatttCTCCAACAAGGCTTAACATTAGTGGTAAAATCGATGTTATGTGTTTTGATAAAACTGGAACTCTTACAGAGGATGGGTTGGACGTACTTGGAGTACAACTGTCGCAGGCAACAGGGGTCAAAGGCCAGAGATTCGGAGAGCTATTAAGAGACATTCGCCAAGTATTCcccaaattttctttaaacGATTGCAGTTCTCCATTGGATTTTAAGTCtagaaactttttcatGTCATTATTAACATGCCACTCACTGAGATCAGTTGATGGGAATTTACTTGGTGATCCATTAGACTTTAAAATGTTTCAATTTACTGGTTGGTCATTTGAAGAGGACTTCCAAAAACAGGCATTCCATTCATTATACGAGGAAAGACATGAGGACGATGTTTTCCCGGAAAATTCAGATATTATTCCTGCCGTGGTTCACCCTGATGGTGATAATCCGGAAAATACGTTTACTGATAATGATCCTCATAATTTTCTGGGGGTAGTTAGAAGCTTCGAATTCTTATCTGAGCTAAGACGCATGAGCGTAATAGTTAAAACCAATAATGAAGATGTATATTGGTCGTTTACTAAAGGTGCGCCCGAAGTGATTTCGGAAATATGTAATAAATCGACCTTACCTgcagattttgaagaagtgTTACGTCGTTACACCCATAACGGATATAGAGTTATTGCATGTGCTGGGAAAACCCTTCCAAAAAGAACTTGGTTATATTCTCAAAAAGTATCTAGGGAAGAGGTTGAGTCaaatttggaatttttaggtttcattatcttccaaaataaattaaaaaaggaaactcCAGAAACTCTAAAAAGTTTACAGGATGCAAATATCAGGACGATAATGTGTACAGGTGATAACATACTTACTGCCATTTCCGTAGGTAGGGAAGCTGGTTTGATACAATGTTCTCGCGTTTATATTCCGTCCATTAATGATACACCTTTGCATGGCGAATCTGTCATAGTGTGGAGGGATGTCAATGAGCCTGATAACATTTTGGATACCAAGACTTTGAAGCCTGTGAAGGTGGGCAATAATAGCATTGAAAGTTTTCATGAGAGTGATTACACTCTTGCAGTTAGCGGTGATGTCTTTAGACTCCTGTTCAgagatgaaaatgagatACCAGAAGAGTatttaaatgaaattttattaaattcatcaatCTATGCAAGAATGTCACCTGATGAAAAGCATGAATTGATGATACAGCTGCAAAAGTTGGACTATACAGTTGGATTCTGTGGTGATGGTGCAAATGATTGTGGGGCACTAAAAGCGGCAGATGTGGGCATTTCTCTTTCGGAGGCTGAAGCTTCGGTTGCCGCTCCGTTCACTTCAAAGATATTTAATATCAGCTGCGTACTTAATGTTATTAGAGAAGGGCGTGCTGCGCTAGTCACATCCTTTGCATGCTTTCAGTACATGAGTTTGTACTCTGCCATTCAATTCATCACTATTACTATACTTTACAGTCGTGGTTCTAATTTGGGGGATTTCCAATTTCTGTACATTGATTTACTATTGATTGTTCCGATTGCAGTTTGTATGTCATGGTCCAAACCTTATGAAAAGATAGATAGAAAGAGGCCTTCTGCTAATCTAGTTTCACCTAAGATTCTGGTTCCTCTTTTGATCAGTGTATTTTTAGTGTTCTTATTCCAGTTAATTCCATGGTTAATCGTACAAAAGGTGAGTTGGTACATCAAACCCATTGTAGGAGGTGACGACGCCGTGCAATCTTCAGATAATACCGTATTGTTCTTCGTCtcaaattttcaatatatcCTGACTGCTATAGTCTTGTCCGTGGGACCACCATATAGAGAACCGAtgtcaaaaaattttgaatttatcGTTGATATTGTTGCCTCTATCTGCGTGAGTCTCCTGCTAATGACTTTGAATCCAAAATCGTACCTTGGTAAGATGTTGCAGCTGACCCCCATATCAAACAATTTCACTGTGTTTATCATTGTATGGGTGATAATAAATTACTATGCTCAACTGTATATACCGCCATCGATAAAAGGCtggttaaagaaaaagaaaagcagCAAAAAGTACAAACTACTGATACAAGAACAAGATAAATTAAGAGATGTTTAA
- a CDS encoding uncharacterized protein (similar to YOR292C) gives MPLQLFGRDQIVVHYDNANMTNDEQHDQGVLGSWTRRAAATLRTILNKRILRITLTHWLLLVIWVTILWKFTSHYRQLYAKSAIFATLCTNILLFGISDILAQSIACFYSYRVDPIPQILNDTFRHVQDSRDIENGGGYESDELSIFNDFTSEHSFYTDNDDYPELDRPLNTFKTDTFDFFRWACFMCWGFFISFFQAPWYKFLNFFYTEDPTVVQVFERVLSDQLLYSPISLYCFFMFSNYVMEGGDGDTLGKKIQRLYISTLGCNYLVWPMVQFINFLIMPRDFQAPFSSSVGVVWNCFLSMRNASK, from the coding sequence ATGCCTCTTCAACTGTTTGGCAGGGATCAGATTGTTGTACATTATGATAACGCCAACATGACTAACGACGAGCAGCATGATCAAGGTGTTCTAGGATCTTGGACTAGAAGGGCTGCGGCCACATTAAGAACGATTTTGAACAAGCGAATACTACGTATAACACTTACACACTGGTTGCTGTTAGTTATATGGGTTACTATTCTATGGAAATTTACTAGTCATTATAGACAGCTGTACGCTAAGTCTGCTATTTTTGCCACTCTATGCACGAACATTCTTTTGTTTGGCATATCCGACATACTTGCCCAAAGTATAGCCTGTTTTTACTCGTATCGTGTGGATCCTATACCGCAAATACTTAACGATACTTTTCGTCATGTTCAAGACAGCCGCGATATAGAGAATGGAGGGGGTTACGAAAGCGATGAACTATCTATCTTCAATGATTTTACTTCAGAACATAGCTTCTACACGGATAATGATGACTACCCTGAACTTGATAGACCATTGAATACTTTCAAAACGGACACATTCGACTTCTTCAGGTGGGCATGCTTTATGTGCTGGGGATTTTTCATATCATTTTTTCAGGCCCCTTGGTACAAGttcttgaatttcttttacaCTGAAGACCCCACAGTGGTGCAGGTTTTTGAAAGGGTTCTTTCAGACCAGCTCCTTTATTCACCAATATCTCtctattgtttctttatGTTTTCAAACTATGTGATGGAAGGTGGAGATGGGGATACTTTAGGCAAGAAAATCCAAAGACTGTATATATCTACGCTTGGTTGCAACTATCTGGTGTGGCCAATGGTGCAATTCATTAATTTCCTTATTATGCCCAGAGATTTCCAAGCACCATTTAGCTCCTCGGTTGGAGTGGTGTGGAATTGCTTTCTTTCGATGAGAAATGCCTCTAAATAG
- the SNF2 gene encoding SWI/SNF catalytic subunit SNF2 (Catalytic subunit of the SWI/SNF chromatin remodeling complex~similar to YOR290C), whose product MNIPQRQFSNEEVNRCYLRWQHLRNEHGMNAPSVPEFIYLTKVLQFAAKQRQELQMQRQQQGIAVSQQSIVPNSSDQAELPNNTSSHISASASPHLAPNMQLNGNESFSTSAHQSPTMHTQMPLNSNGSNNMLPQRQSSVGSLNATNFSPTPGNNGEGAAEKPNNSNHNSFNVNTSELQAQNLQLQEHNIQDSNVMPSSQIDSPMPQQAQMQQAQFQAQRAQQAQHAQQAQHAQQAQHAQQAQQAQARPQQGRRLPMTMFTAEQSELLKAQITSLKCLVNRKPIPFEFQAVIQKSINHPPDFKRMLLSLSEFARRRQPTDQISQSKHNGGNDTQQPSSNSQYNNTDAENVSGPTKHAPLDGRDKAIAPVPPAGPSNEHIAKDSPLDKNTQNVSGTPMAQTESKKEENETVPNAAGTASNNSKALTEQNKPPKPQKPVPLNVLQDQYKEAVKVVDMDDPDIMVDSFTMPNVCHGSIDYQTLLDNSDHAKFTIEPGVLPVGIDTHTATDIYQTLIALNLDTTVNDCLDKLLNDECTESTRENALYDYYALQLLPLQKAVRGHVLQFEWHQNSLLTNTHPNFLSKIRNINIQDALLTNQLYKNHELLKLERKKIEAAARLKSMNKSAINQYNRRQDKKNKRLKFGHRLIATHTNLERDEQKRAEKKAKERLQALKANDEEAYIKLLDQTKDTRITHLLRQTNAFLDSLTRAVKDQQKYTKEMIDSHIKEASEEVDDLSMVPKMKDEEYDDDDDNSNVDYYNVAHRIKEDIKKQPSILVGGTLKDYQIKGLQWMVSLFNNHLNGILADEMGLGKTIQTISLLTYLYEMKNIRGPYLVIVPLSTLSNWSSEFAKWAPTLRAISFKGSPNERKAKQAKIKAGEFDVVLTTFEYIIKERALLSKVKWVHMIIDEGHRMKNAQSKLSLTLNTHYHADYRLILTGTPLQNNLPELWALLNFVLPKIFNSVKSFDEWFNTPFANTGGQDKIELSEEETLLVIRRLHKVLRPFLLRRLKKDVEKELPDKVEKVVKCKMSALQQIMYQQMLKYRRLFIGDQNNKKMVGLRGFNNQIMQLKKICNHPFVFEEVEDQINPTRETNDDIWRVAGKFELLDRILPKLKATGHRVLIFFQMTQIMDIMEDFLRYINIKYLRLDGHTKSDERSELLRLFNAPNSEYLCFILSTRAGGLGLNLQTADTVIIFDTDWNPHQDLQAQDRAHRIGQKNEVRILRLITTNSVEEVILERAYKKLDIDGKVIQAGKFDNKSTSEEQEALLRSLLDAEEERRKKRESGVEEEEELKDSEINEILARNDEEMAILSKMDDDRSKKEEELGVKSRLLEKDELPDIYSRDIGAELKREESESAAVYNGRGARERKTATYNDNMSEEQWLRQFEVSDDEKNDKHARKQRTKKEDKSETVDEDTEVKGEFIDADNNDPRNDPNSAEYRTDADLAMNDDDFLSKKRKAGRPRGRPKKVKLEASENSEAPVLESSPVTGDNSPSESFMDIPKPRTAGKTSVKSARTSARGRGRGRGRGRGRGRGRGRPPKARNGLEYVRTPAAATSPIDIREKVAKQALILYHFALNYENEAGRRLSDIFLAKPSKALYPDYYMIIKYPVAFDNINTHIEMLAYNSLKETLQDFHLIFSNARIYNTEGSVVYEDSLELEKMVTKKYREIMDDNSAIDFAKFDEQYGTKPLVLPPVVTSSVAESLTDEADSSMTEASI is encoded by the coding sequence ATGAACATACCACAGCGTCAATTTAGCAACGAAGAAGTCAACCGCTGCTATTTAAGATGGCAGCATTTAAGAAATGAGCACGGAATGAATGCTCCAAGTGTACCGGAGTTTATTTATCTGACTAAAGTGTTACAATTTGCTGCCAAGCAACGCCAAGAATTACAAATGCAACGCCAACAGCAAGGTATTGCAGTTTCTCAGCAAAGCATCGTTCCAAATTCTTCGGATCAAGCAGAACTGCCGAATAATACTTCTTCGCACATTTCTGCCTCTGCTTCCCCACATTTAGCTCCGAATATGCAACTGAATGGCAATGAATCTTTTAGCACTTCTGCTCATCAATCACCAACCATGCACACACAGATGCCGTTAAATAGCAATGGCAGTAACAACATGCTACCACAACGGCAGTCTTCAGTTGGATCATTGAATGCaaccaatttttcaccaaCACCAGGAAATAACGGAGAAGGTGCTGCGGAGAAACCCAATAATTCAAACCACAATAGCTTCAACGTTAATACTTCTGAACTACAGGCTCAAAATCTACAATTGCAGGAACATAATATTCAAGATTCAAATGTGATGCCAAGTTCGCAAATAGATTCTCCAATGCCTCAGCAGGCGCAGATGCAGCAGGCGCAATTTCAAGCACAGCGTGCACAACAAGCACAGCATGCACAACAAGCACAGCATGCACAACAAGCACAGCATGCACAACAAGCACAGCAGGCTCAAGCGAGGCCGCAACAGGGCAGAAGATTACCTATGACAATGTTTACTGCCGAGCAATCCGAACTGTTAAAGGCCCAGATCACATCTCTAAAATGTTTGGTAAATAGAAAACCTATTccatttgaatttcaagctgtcattcaaaaatctaTCAACCATCCTCCAGATTTTAAAAGAATGTTATTGTCTTTGAGTGAGTTTGCTAGGAGAAGACAACCTACGGATCAAATTAGTCAATCAAAGCATAATGGTGGCAATGATACGCAGCAACCCAGTTCCAATTCCCAGTACAATAACACTGACGCTGAAAACGTGTCTGGACCTACCAAACATGCACCTCTGGACGGCAGGGACAAAGCTATTGCACCTGTTCCACCAGCTGGTCCTTCTAATGAACATATTGCAAAAGACAGCCCACTCGATAAAAATACGCAAAATGTAAGCGGTACTCCAATGGCGCAAAcagaatcaaaaaaagaagaaaacgaaactGTGCCAAACGCCGCTGGAACAGCGTCTAATAATAGTAAGGCCCTCACTGAACAAAATAAACCGCCAAAACCACAGAAACCCGTTCCTTTAAATGTCCTTCAAGATCAATATAAGGAAGCTGTAAAAGTGGTAGATATGGATGATCCTGATATAATGGTCGATTCTTTTACGATGCCAAATGTCTGCCATGGTAGTATTGACTACCAGACTTTATTGGACAATTCGGATCACGCAAAGTTTACGATTGAGCCTGGCGTTCTACCGGTTGGTATCGACACACATACTGCTACCGACATTTACCAAACTTTAATTGCATTAAACCTAGATACTACAGTGAATGACTGCTTGGATAAACTGCTGAATGATGAATGTACGGAATCAACCAGGGAAAATGCCCTTTATGACTATTATGCTTTGCAATTGTTACCGTTACAAAAAGCCGTAAGAGGACATGTGTTACAATTTGAATGGCATCAAAACTCTTTATTAACCAATACACatccaaattttctttcgaaAATTAGAAACATCAATATTCAAGACGCATTGCTAACAAATCAATTATATAAGAACCATGAATTATTAAAGTtggaaaggaagaagatcGAAGCAGCAGCAAGGCTAAAGTCTATGAATAAATCTGCCATTAATCAATACAATAGAAGACaagataaaaagaataaaaggTTGAAATTTGGCCATAGACTTATTGCTACCCATACTAATTTAGAAAGAGACGAACAAAAGAGggctgaaaaaaaggcgaaAGAACGTTTACAAGCTTTAAAGGCGAATGATGAGGAAGCATATATAAAATTATTAGACCAAACCAAAGATACAAGAATTACACATCTTCTAAGGCAAACAAACGCATTTTTGGATTCTTTAACAAGAGCGGTAAAGGACCAGCAAAAATATACTAAAGAAATGATTGACTCCCACATAAAGGAAGCATCGGAGGAAGTGGATGATTTATCTATGGTACCCAAGATGAAGGATGAAGAATACgacgacgatgatgacaatTCTAACGTCGATTACTACAATGTTGCACACAGAATTAAAGAAGACATCAAAAAGCAGCCTTCAATATTGGTTGGCGGTACCCTAAAAGACTATCAAATCAAGGGTTTACAGTGGATGGTATCACTTTTCAATAACCATTTAAATGGTATATTAGCAGACGAAATGGGTCTTGGTAAAACTATCCAGACGATTTCCTTGCTTACATATCTATAtgaaatgaagaatattcGTGGACCATATCTAGTCATTGTTCCTTTATCTACGTTGTCAAATTGGAGCAGTGAATTCGCCAAATGGGCCCCCACCTTAAGAGCCATATCATTCAAAGGTTCACCAAATGAAAGAAAGGCTAAGCAGGCTAAGATAAAAGCCGGGGAATTTGATGTTGTTCTGACTACATTCGAGTATATTATTAAAGAAAGAGCACTTCTCTCTAAAGTAAAGTGGGTACATATGATTATTGATGAAGGCCATAGAATGAAAAACGCACAATCCAAGCTTTCTTTAACTTTGAACACGCATTACCACGCAGATTATAGGTTAATTTTGACTGGTACACCACTACAAAATAACTTGCCAGAACTATGGGCCTTATTAAATTTTGTGTTACCCAAGATTTTCAACTCCGTGAAATCTTTCGATGAGTGGTTCAATACACCCTTTGCCAATACCGGCGGACAGGATAAAATTGAATTgagtgaagaagaaacgCTTTTGGTTATTAGGAGATTGCATAAAGTCCTAAGGCCCTTCTTATTGCGTcgtttgaaaaaggatgTGGAAAAAGAACTACCGGATAAAGTTGAGAAAGTAGTGAAGTGCAAAATGAGTGCTTTACAACAAATCATGTACCAACAAATGTTGAAGTACCGTCGTCTCTTTATTGGTgaccaaaataataagaaaatggTAGGTTTAAGAGGTTTTAATAATCAAATCATGcaattaaagaaaatctgTAATCACCCTTTTGTATTTGAAGAAGTCGAGGATCAAATCAATCCGACGAGAGAAACAAATGATGATATTTGGCGTGTTGCTGGCAAATTTGAACTATTAGATAGAATCTTACCTAAACTCAAGGCAACCGGGCATAGggtattgattttttttcaaatgacCCAAATTATGGATATTATGGAAGATTTTTTAAGGTATATCAACATCAAGTATCTGAGATTAGATGGTCATACGAAATCTGATGAGCGTAGTGAACTCTTGCGTCTATTTAACGCGCCTAATTCGGAATACTTGTGCTTTATCTTATCAACCAGAGCAGGTGGTTTGGGTTTGAATTTACAAACTGCAGACACtgtcattatttttgatacTGACTGGAATCCACATCAAGATTTACAAGCTCAGGATAGGGCCCATAGAATTGGTcagaaaaatgaagttaGAATTCTAAGATTAATTACCACAAATTCAGTCGAGGAAGTTATTCTCGAGAGAGCTTACAAAAAACTAGATATTGATGGAAAAGTCATTCAAGCAGGTAAATTCGATAACAAATCTACATCAGAAGAACAGGAAGCGTTACTCAGATCGTTGCTAGATGCAGAAGAGGAACgtagaaagaaaagagaatctggtgttgaagaagaagaagagttgAAAGATTCAGAAATCAACGAAATTCTTGCTcgaaatgatgaagaaatggcTATCCTCTCAAAAATGGATGACGATAGATCAAAGAAAGAGGAGGAATTGGGAGTGAAGAGCCGTCTTTTAGAAAAGGATGAATTACCTGATATTTACAGTAGAGATATTGGTGCCGAGCTTAAGCGTGAAGAATCAGAATCTGCTGCTGTTTACAATGGGAGGGGTGCAAGGGAGCGTAAAACGGCAACTTACAACGATAATATGTCTGAAGAGCAATGGTTAAGACAATTTGAAGTtagtgatgatgaaaaaaatgataagcatgcaagaaaacaaagaacaaaaaaggaagataaGAGCGAGACCGTTGATGAGGATACGGAGGTTAAGGGCGAGTTCATTGACGCTGATAATAACGATCCTAGAAACGACCCTAATTCGGCTGAATATCGGACAGATGCGGATTTGGCGATGAATGACGATGATTTCTTATctaaaaagagaaaggcGGGAAGGCCACGAGGGAGACCTAAGAAAGTCAAGCTTGAAGCATCTGAGAACTCTGAAGCACCAGTGCTTGAATCAAGTCCGGTTACTGGCGATAATTCACCAAGTGAAAGTTTTATGGACATTCCAAAACCACGTACGGCGGGTAAAACATCTGTTAAATCAGCAAGAACCTCAGCAAGGGGCCGTGGTCGAGGTCGCGGTCGCGGTCGAGGACGAGGACGTGGTCGAGGAAGACCACCGAAAGCAAGGAATGGGCTTGAATATGTCCGTACTCCCGCTGCAGCAACCAGCCCTATTGACATTAGGGAGAAAGTTGCTAAACAAGCTCTAATCTTATACCACTTCGCCCTCAattatgaaaatgaagcTGGAAGGAGACTTTCCGACATTTTCCTCGCCAAACCTTCCAAAGCACTCTATCCTGATTACTATATGATTATCAAGTACCCTGTGGCCTTTGACAACATTAACACACATATTGAAATGTTAGCTTATAACTCACTCAAAGAGACCCTTCAAGACTTCcatttgatattttccaacGCCAGGATATACAATACTGAGGGTTCAGTAGTATATGAAGACTCTCTAgaactggaaaaaatggTCACCAAAAAATACCGTGAGATAATGGACGATAACTCAGCAATCGACTTTGCTAAATTTGACGAACAGTATGGCACTAAACCCCTCGTATTGCCTCCTGTTGTTACTTCAAGTGTGGCTGAATCTCTCACAGATGAAGCGGATTCGAGCATGACAGAAGCAAGTATATAG